In the genome of Vicia villosa cultivar HV-30 ecotype Madison, WI linkage group LG7, Vvil1.0, whole genome shotgun sequence, one region contains:
- the LOC131619723 gene encoding AT-hook motif nuclear-localized protein 28-like, with protein MEHIVIEIPQGRDVVKSLINLARSRQAGLTVLSGSGLVSDVTFLFPETRVIGFPVEGPFNIISLTGTYINPYICQASPSLLNIASSNSYFSIFVSNGDEGHVYGGIVKGKIMAASKVLITAALIKNPNFHRFGNVGGSLHEMPNDRLQVINNGRLEDESNNFTNTYD; from the coding sequence ATGGAGCATATTGTTATCGAGATCCCTCAAGGAAGAGATGTTGTGAAGTCTCTTATAAACTTAGCTCGATCTCGACAAGCAGGACTCACCGTGTTGAGTGGCTCTGGTTTAGTCTCTGATGTTACCTTTCTCTTTCCAGAAACACGTGTTATTGGTTTCCCCGTTGAAGGACCATTCAATATAATATCTCTCACGGGAACTTACATAAATCCTTATATTTGTCAGGCTTCTCCCTCATTGTTGAATATTGCCTCGTCTAATTCATATTTCTCTATCTTTGTCTCCAACGGTGACGAGGGACACGTTTATGGTGGAATTGTTAAAGGAAAGATTATGGCTGCTAGCAAAGTTTTGATTACCGCGGCTCttattaaaaaccctaattttcataGGTTTGGTAATGTTGGTGGAAGTCTTCACGAGATGCCAAATGATAGGCTGCAAGTGATCAATAATGGTCGTTTAGAAGACGAGTCCAACAACTTTACTAACACTTATGATTAG
- the LOC131619724 gene encoding AT-hook motif nuclear-localized protein 28-like, translating to MADNNNNNNNVFSPSPSFSRCLSQPQESSEDLSAPPTKRPKGRPKGSKNKPKPPSIIRVEPETYMEPILIEIPAGEDVVESIIKTAWRHQADISVLRGYGLISGVTLLDSGSQDSPFTIRGDCQMISLSGTYVYPNSDRVPSEFIVDPDCSSFSIHLSGNHGQVFGGVVGGKVIASSVVMITATLLRKPKFYRVASFDGSVREVEKNDRDRGAIVRNDVVAPEHSNHNNAANVFNYGVGSSSSAQLNRQVFNAPHAYVNAMQWNNPSTRSNNH from the coding sequence ATGgcagataataataataataataataatgtattttCACCATCTCCCTCCTTTAGCAGGTGTCTCAGTCAGCCTCAAGAATCCTCTGAGGATCTGAGTGCTCCCCCCACCAAGAGACCTAAGGGTAGACCTAAGGGCTCCAAAAACAAACCCAAACCACCATCCATAATCAGGGTGGAGCCTGAAACCTATATGGAACCGATTTTGATCGAAATTCCTGCTGGAGAAGATGTCGTGGAGTCCATAATCAAGACCGCTTGGCGTCATCAAGCCGATATCTCAGTCCTGAGAGGTTATGGTCTTATCTCTGGAGTCACCCTTCTCGACTCCGGGTCACAAGACTCTCCGTTCACTATCCGCGGAGACTGCCAGATGATATCTCTCTCCGGAACCTATGTTTATCCTAATTCGGATCGCGTTCCTTCTGAGTTCATCGTCGATCCTGATTGTTCGTCGTTCTCCATTCACTTGTCTGGGAATCATGGTCAAGTGTTTGGAGGAGTTGTTGGAGGAAAGGTTATTGCTTCAAGTGTTGTCATGATTACTGCCACTCTTTTGAGGAAGCCTAAGTTTTACCGGGTGGCCTCCTTCGATGGAAGTGTCCGCGAagttgaaaagaatgatcgtGATCGTGGTGCTATTGTTCGCAATGATGTGGTTGCACCTGAACATAGCAACCACAATAATGCTGCCAATGTGTTCAATTATGGTGTTGGGAGTTCCAGTTCAGCCCAGCTCAACCGCCAGGTTTTCAATGCTCCTCATGCTTATGTGAATGCCATGCAGTGGAACAATCCCAGTACTCGTAGTAATAATCACTAG